Proteins from a genomic interval of Ralstonia wenshanensis:
- a CDS encoding bestrophin-like domain — protein MLFLYNIPAWAMGAVIVFATLFVALGGYALFRRAFPVTLDAEQRNMTIAMMTAVTTINSLLVAFSAISVWGAYQAAADIVAAEAACATELARDLSAFSHPSATNARSELIAYLQHVVRDEWPSMQQQSRPDADTEAAFNSMFATANRITPRDDRERVLLIEVLARVNEMVKYREKRLQNLEAAMPGTLWGVMLIASGLSLLLLYALPATRFHMALVAVWATTLGLAFFFVLAVDRPFAGEVSVSAAPLERAIQTLSNDRPQTHPSHD, from the coding sequence ATGCTGTTCCTCTACAACATCCCCGCATGGGCGATGGGCGCTGTCATCGTCTTTGCCACGCTGTTCGTGGCATTGGGCGGCTACGCGCTGTTCCGCCGCGCGTTTCCCGTCACGCTCGACGCCGAACAGCGCAACATGACCATCGCCATGATGACCGCCGTCACCACCATCAACTCGTTGCTGGTCGCCTTCTCGGCCATCTCGGTATGGGGAGCGTATCAGGCCGCCGCCGATATCGTGGCCGCCGAAGCCGCATGCGCGACGGAACTCGCACGCGACCTGTCGGCGTTCTCACACCCGAGCGCTACAAACGCGCGGAGCGAACTGATCGCCTATCTGCAGCACGTCGTCCGTGACGAATGGCCGAGCATGCAGCAACAATCACGTCCTGATGCGGACACGGAGGCTGCGTTCAACAGCATGTTTGCCACGGCCAACCGCATCACACCCCGCGACGACCGCGAGCGGGTGCTGCTGATTGAAGTGCTCGCCCGCGTCAACGAGATGGTGAAGTACCGGGAGAAACGCCTGCAGAACCTGGAAGCCGCCATGCCCGGCACGCTCTGGGGCGTGATGCTGATCGCCAGCGGCCTGTCGTTGTTGCTGCTCTATGCGCTGCCGGCCACACGCTTTCATATGGCGCTGGTGGCGGTGTGGGCGACCACGCTGGGCCTGGCGTTCTTCTTTGTGCTGGCCGTGGACCGGCCCTTTGCAGGCGAAGTCAGCGTCAGTGCGGCGCCGCTGGAGCGGGCCATCCAAACGTTATCGAACGACAGACCGCAGACGCACCCCTCACACGACTGA